A portion of the Bacteroidales bacterium genome contains these proteins:
- a CDS encoding peptide deformylase, which translates to MAVKKILSLGNPMLYEKSAEISINELDLVKSTVVDLHDTLIDFRKQYNCGRAIAAPQLGIMKRLIYMYIDKPIVFINPSLDQFSPEMFEVWDDCMSFPNLLVRVNRYKSCRIKFKDTNWQDQKLTFSNDLSELIQHEYDHLDGILATQRAVDQFSFALKSHVKV; encoded by the coding sequence ATGGCTGTAAAAAAAATTCTATCTCTTGGAAATCCAATGCTCTATGAGAAATCAGCAGAGATTTCAATCAATGAACTCGATTTGGTAAAATCCACAGTTGTTGATTTGCACGATACACTTATCGATTTTAGAAAGCAATATAATTGTGGTAGAGCAATTGCCGCTCCACAATTAGGCATTATGAAGCGGCTTATTTACATGTATATTGATAAACCTATTGTTTTTATTAACCCCTCTCTAGATCAATTTAGCCCCGAAATGTTCGAAGTTTGGGATGATTGCATGAGCTTTCCAAATCTTTTAGTAAGAGTTAATCGATATAAAAGCTGTAGAATTAAATTTAAGGACACTAATTGGCAAGATCAGAAATTAACCTTTAGCAATGATCTTTCGGAGCTAATACAACACGAATACGATCATCTTGATGGAATTCTAGCGACTCAAAGGGCTGTTGATCAATTTTCGTTTGCACTAAAAAGTCATGTAAAGGTTTAA
- a CDS encoding sugar MFS transporter, protein MTQKFKTPIVPITILAALFFIFGFATWLNGTLIPYLKIACELNTFQSTFVAFAFYISYFVMAIPSSWILRFTGFKKGMMVGLLVMAVGALIFIPAANTRTYGLFLTGLFVIGTGLSLLQTASNPYITIIGPIESAAKRISIMGICNKVAGVLAPIILGAIILSDADTLTKELQGLDSAARAIRLDEIAARVINPYIIMAIILTGLALMIRLSPLPEIEMEQNENDNQKPAEDRKSVFMYPNLVLGVIAIFLYVGVEVVAGDTLPLYGQSQGIALSEARYFTSFTLAAMVIGYIIGIITIPKFISQSRALAISAGTGIIFSLCAIFTNGYTSVLFIALLGLANALMWPAIWPLAIHGIGKYTKIGSALLIMGIAGGAVFTVLWGRLSVIQAIGHQLAYWIMIPCYLFILYYSINGHRILSWRKLRAKN, encoded by the coding sequence ATGACTCAAAAATTCAAAACACCAATAGTTCCAATTACTATCCTTGCTGCGCTATTCTTTATATTCGGTTTTGCCACTTGGTTAAATGGTACGCTAATTCCTTACCTTAAAATTGCTTGCGAACTCAATACCTTTCAATCTACATTTGTTGCATTCGCATTTTACATCTCCTATTTTGTAATGGCAATACCATCGTCATGGATATTAAGATTTACAGGGTTTAAAAAAGGTATGATGGTGGGCTTATTAGTAATGGCTGTTGGAGCATTAATATTTATACCAGCTGCAAATACTCGTACCTATGGATTGTTCCTAACAGGGCTATTTGTTATTGGTACAGGATTATCTTTACTTCAAACAGCATCAAATCCTTATATCACTATAATTGGGCCTATTGAAAGTGCTGCAAAAAGGATTAGCATAATGGGTATCTGCAACAAAGTTGCCGGTGTGCTTGCTCCTATAATATTGGGTGCTATAATTCTTTCTGATGCTGATACTCTTACCAAGGAACTCCAAGGGTTGGATTCAGCCGCTAGGGCAATTCGGCTTGATGAGATTGCAGCAAGGGTTATAAATCCATATATAATCATGGCAATAATCCTCACAGGTCTGGCATTGATGATAAGGTTATCGCCACTTCCAGAAATTGAAATGGAGCAAAATGAAAATGATAATCAAAAACCTGCGGAGGATAGAAAAAGTGTTTTCATGTACCCCAATCTTGTACTTGGCGTTATTGCAATTTTCTTATACGTTGGTGTAGAGGTAGTAGCAGGAGATACTCTTCCGTTGTATGGACAATCGCAGGGTATTGCACTTTCGGAGGCACGATACTTCACCTCTTTTACGTTAGCCGCTATGGTAATTGGGTACATTATTGGAATTATAACAATCCCTAAATTCATATCTCAATCCAGAGCATTAGCCATTTCGGCTGGTACTGGAATTATTTTTAGTCTCTGCGCAATTTTCACAAATGGCTATACATCAGTTTTGTTTATCGCACTACTTGGTTTAGCCAATGCGCTTATGTGGCCTGCAATATGGCCTTTAGCAATACATGGTATTGGTAAATACACAAAAATTGGGTCTGCACTGCTGATTATGGGTATTGCCGGAGGTGCTGTATTTACGGTTCTTTGGGGTCGCCTATCGGTGATTCAGGCAATTGGACACCAACTGGCATATTGGATTATGATTCCATGCTACTTGTTTATACTCTACTACAGCATAAACGGGCATAGAATATTAAGTTGGAGAAAACTTAGAGCTAAAAATTAG
- a CDS encoding N-acetyltransferase: MNDTDDSRVLEIYSMGIETRNATFETSVPSWKEWDSKHLKHSRFVYVEDGLILGWIVFSQVSSRYVYRGVAEVSIYVDLKYGGKGIGSKLMETGIKSSEENGIWTIQSSVFPENAATLKLHQKFGFRIIGKRERVASLDGTWRDTILLERRSKIVGN; encoded by the coding sequence ATGAATGATACCGATGACTCCAGAGTACTCGAAATTTATAGCATGGGTATTGAAACGAGGAATGCGACGTTCGAAACATCTGTGCCAAGCTGGAAGGAATGGGACTCAAAGCATCTGAAGCATTCAAGATTTGTATATGTGGAAGATGGACTAATTCTAGGATGGATTGTCTTTTCTCAAGTATCATCTCGTTATGTTTATAGAGGGGTTGCCGAGGTGAGCATTTATGTCGATTTAAAATATGGAGGGAAAGGTATTGGCTCTAAACTAATGGAAACAGGCATAAAATCCTCCGAAGAAAATGGTATATGGACTATTCAATCGAGCGTATTTCCTGAAAATGCTGCAACTCTAAAGCTCCATCAAAAATTCGGTTTTAGAATTATTGGAAAACGTGAGCGAGTTGCCTCGCTTGATGGTACTTGGAGGGATACCATATTGCTTGAACGAAGAAGTAAAATTGTTGGGAATTAG
- a CDS encoding pentapeptide repeat-containing protein, translating to MKKTFEDVVFEKIQPTDGYSNKYIGCTFKNCDFSNVNFGIAEFIDCIFISCNLTMAKFDSTTLSRVKFDACKLFGVDFSKCSKLLFSVSFENSILNYSLFSRNDLKNTVFNSCKLIETNFIETNLTSTKFLNCDLEKALFDRTNLEKADFSTSQNYTINPELNKLKKTKFSMPDVIGLLRGLDIIIQE from the coding sequence GTGAAAAAAACATTCGAAGATGTAGTTTTCGAAAAGATTCAACCTACCGATGGTTATAGCAATAAATACATTGGTTGTACATTCAAAAACTGTGATTTTTCCAACGTTAATTTTGGCATAGCCGAATTTATCGATTGTATATTCATCTCATGCAACCTAACAATGGCTAAGTTCGATAGCACAACACTTAGCAGGGTTAAATTTGATGCTTGTAAACTATTTGGGGTCGATTTTAGTAAATGCTCCAAATTACTTTTCTCCGTATCATTTGAAAACTCAATTTTGAACTACTCTCTCTTCTCCAGGAATGATTTAAAAAATACAGTATTCAATAGCTGTAAGCTAATTGAGACGAATTTTATTGAAACAAACCTCACATCGACAAAGTTTCTTAATTGCGATCTCGAAAAAGCGCTCTTTGATAGGACAAATCTTGAAAAAGCCGACTTTTCCACTTCTCAAAACTATACCATAAATCCTGAGTTGAATAAGCTCAAAAAGACCAAATTCTCAATGCCAGATGTTATTGGCCTTTTACGAGGTTTGGATATTATTATTCAAGAGTGA
- the add gene encoding adenosine deaminase has product MENFPKIELHVHLDCCLSYDFVAKRKKISHEDFIKNFVAGDSCSSLTDHLSYVRNELELLQTEIDLKDAITDLFDQFKSDNVIYAEIRFCPLLHSEKGLSPEEVVKILSDAVVECQELYKIEANLILATLREYSPEQSQLIYDLAKKNMHKKVVAIDLASDEIKYGIGNHIGIYKSAMLDNVNRIAHAGEVNGPESVWETIKNLNPSRIGHGVKSIEDSELINYLIEKNIHLEVCPSSNLKSKIYPNLKEHPINELYRKGISVGINTDGRTMTYTTLNNEYQNLINAFGWEKTDFLKCNINSISASFLDNHKKEKYIEQLINSYK; this is encoded by the coding sequence ATGGAAAACTTTCCAAAAATTGAATTACATGTTCACCTGGACTGTTGTTTAAGCTATGATTTTGTGGCAAAGAGAAAAAAAATATCTCACGAAGATTTTATTAAGAATTTTGTTGCTGGCGATAGCTGTTCAAGTTTAACCGATCATTTGAGCTATGTACGTAATGAATTAGAATTACTTCAAACAGAGATAGATTTAAAAGATGCAATAACAGATCTATTCGATCAGTTTAAGAGCGACAACGTAATTTATGCCGAAATACGATTCTGCCCATTACTACACTCGGAAAAAGGGCTTTCTCCCGAAGAGGTTGTTAAAATATTAAGCGATGCCGTAGTTGAATGTCAGGAATTATATAAAATCGAAGCCAATTTAATCCTAGCAACCCTTAGGGAATACTCACCTGAACAAAGTCAGCTCATTTACGATCTCGCTAAAAAAAATATGCATAAGAAAGTTGTTGCAATCGATTTAGCATCCGATGAAATAAAATACGGAATAGGCAATCATATTGGAATTTATAAATCAGCAATGCTCGATAATGTTAATAGAATAGCACATGCCGGTGAAGTTAACGGGCCAGAAAGTGTTTGGGAAACAATCAAAAATCTGAATCCATCAAGAATTGGACATGGGGTAAAGAGCATTGAGGATAGCGAACTAATAAACTATTTAATTGAAAAAAATATTCACCTAGAAGTTTGCCCTTCCAGTAATTTAAAATCTAAAATCTACCCCAATTTAAAAGAACATCCCATAAATGAACTCTATAGAAAAGGCATTTCTGTTGGAATAAATACCGATGGTAGAACCATGACATATACAACATTAAATAATGAATATCAAAATCTGATAAACGCATTTGGATGGGAGAAAACCGATTTCCTGAAATGTAATATAAATTCTATCTCCGCTTCATTTTTAGATAATCACAAAAAAGAGAAATACATTGAACAGCTAATTAATTCATATAAATAA
- a CDS encoding 3'-5' exonuclease, whose protein sequence is MYLFFDTETTGLPKNWKAPITDLKNWPRLVQLAYLYYDGNGNKISDGDFIIKPEGFTIPADASRIHGISTERALKEGKSLKEVLEHFHSLIGKAEVLVAHNMSFDEKIVGAEFLRIGMQNSIPTKKKICTMQSTTNFCALNGPYGYKWPKLSELHYKLFKTGFDEAHNAAVDITATAKCFWELKRIGKI, encoded by the coding sequence ATGTATTTATTCTTTGATACCGAAACAACAGGTTTACCAAAAAATTGGAAAGCACCTATAACTGACCTTAAAAACTGGCCACGTCTTGTACAACTAGCATATCTATACTATGACGGAAATGGTAACAAAATTTCGGATGGTGATTTTATAATTAAACCCGAAGGATTTACCATCCCAGCAGATGCATCTCGTATTCATGGAATCTCAACAGAAAGGGCACTTAAAGAGGGTAAATCATTAAAGGAAGTTTTAGAACACTTTCATTCATTAATTGGTAAAGCAGAGGTTCTTGTTGCGCATAATATGAGTTTTGACGAAAAAATTGTAGGTGCCGAATTTTTAAGGATTGGAATGCAAAACTCAATTCCCACAAAAAAGAAAATATGCACAATGCAAAGCACCACAAATTTTTGTGCCCTTAATGGCCCTTACGGTTATAAATGGCCAAAACTGTCGGAGCTACACTACAAACTATTCAAAACAGGATTCGACGAAGCGCATAATGCAGCAGTAGATATAACTGCAACAGCAAAGTGTTTTTGGGAGCTAAAGAGAATTGGAAAGATATAG
- a CDS encoding arginine--tRNA ligase, with the protein MSTELFLQNEAKIAVEKLYGVIADASQLQIQKTRKEFEGDYTLVAFPLLKISKKNPEATSQEIGQYLVDNCKQIVRFNVIKGFLNLSMSNEYWAETLTNISLTSDYGFLPLGASGRSVMVEFSSPNTNKPLHLGHIRNNLLGFSVSRILEKNGNNVKRVNLVNDRGIHICKSMLAWQKFGNGATPESLGKKGDHFVGDYYVRFDREYKLQIEDLKSKGLSDEEARTKAPLMLEAQEMLRKWEAKDPVIYALWERMNGWVYDGFEKTYKALGISFDKTYHESQTYLLGKATVLEGLDKGVFKRKDDGSIWIDLTNDGLDEKILMRSDGTSVYITQDIGTAIQRFDEHHLDEHIYVVGNEQEYHFQVLKLILAKLGYKWSDNLFHLSYGMVQLPEGKMKSREGTVVDADELVEEMVSTAHDMSAELGKLDGIDSNEAAAISRMVGLGALKYFILKVDPKKNMTFNPRESIDFNGNTGSFIQYTHARICSVLRKAEELGINLPKTISMQGFTALKEIELIKLISEFPTIVELAGKELSPSFVANYAYELTKEYNQFYHDFPILKEEKLDVQALRLSLSKIVGDTIRKSMWLLGIDVPEKM; encoded by the coding sequence ATGTCTACAGAATTATTTCTTCAAAATGAAGCAAAAATAGCAGTTGAGAAGTTATATGGTGTGATTGCTGACGCTTCGCAGCTGCAAATACAGAAAACACGAAAGGAATTTGAAGGCGACTATACCTTGGTCGCCTTTCCTTTGCTTAAAATATCAAAGAAAAATCCAGAGGCAACTTCTCAGGAAATTGGTCAATATCTGGTTGATAATTGTAAGCAGATTGTTCGTTTCAATGTAATAAAGGGATTTCTTAACCTTTCGATGTCCAATGAATATTGGGCAGAAACCCTTACCAATATCTCCCTGACCAGTGATTATGGCTTTTTGCCATTGGGTGCATCGGGGAGGAGCGTGATGGTTGAATTTTCATCGCCTAATACCAATAAACCCCTTCACTTGGGTCATATTAGGAATAACCTACTTGGTTTTTCGGTTTCCAGAATCCTCGAAAAGAATGGTAATAACGTTAAAAGGGTGAACCTTGTTAACGATAGAGGTATTCATATCTGTAAATCGATGCTGGCATGGCAGAAGTTTGGTAATGGTGCAACCCCAGAATCATTGGGAAAGAAAGGCGATCATTTTGTTGGCGACTACTATGTTCGATTCGATAGGGAGTATAAATTGCAGATTGAAGATTTAAAATCGAAAGGGTTATCGGATGAGGAGGCAAGAACCAAAGCACCTTTAATGCTTGAGGCTCAGGAGATGCTCCGCAAGTGGGAGGCTAAAGATCCTGTGATTTATGCATTGTGGGAGAGGATGAATGGTTGGGTGTACGATGGATTTGAAAAAACCTACAAAGCGCTTGGAATTAGCTTTGATAAAACATATCACGAATCACAGACTTATCTCTTAGGAAAAGCAACTGTTTTGGAGGGACTCGATAAAGGGGTGTTTAAGCGTAAGGATGATGGATCTATTTGGATTGACCTTACCAATGATGGGCTTGATGAGAAGATTCTAATGCGCTCCGATGGAACATCGGTATATATAACTCAGGATATTGGTACTGCCATTCAACGTTTTGATGAGCATCATCTCGATGAGCATATCTATGTTGTTGGGAACGAGCAGGAGTACCATTTTCAGGTACTTAAGCTGATACTGGCAAAGCTAGGCTATAAATGGAGCGATAACCTGTTTCACCTATCCTACGGGATGGTTCAGCTACCTGAAGGCAAGATGAAATCGCGCGAAGGAACAGTTGTTGATGCCGATGAATTGGTTGAAGAGATGGTTTCAACTGCCCACGATATGTCCGCTGAGCTGGGTAAACTCGATGGTATTGATAGCAATGAGGCTGCCGCAATTAGCCGTATGGTTGGACTTGGTGCGCTTAAATACTTTATTCTTAAAGTTGATCCTAAAAAGAATATGACCTTTAATCCCCGCGAATCAATTGATTTTAATGGGAACACGGGGTCATTTATTCAGTACACCCACGCTCGAATTTGTTCAGTACTTCGCAAAGCGGAGGAGTTGGGTATTAACCTACCAAAAACAATCTCAATGCAAGGTTTTACAGCATTAAAGGAGATTGAACTGATTAAGCTGATAAGCGAATTTCCTACTATTGTGGAGCTGGCAGGGAAGGAGCTAAGCCCATCATTTGTGGCTAACTATGCTTATGAACTTACCAAGGAGTACAACCAGTTCTACCACGATTTCCCAATCCTAAAGGAAGAAAAATTGGATGTTCAAGCTCTACGGTTATCACTTTCCAAAATTGTTGGCGATACCATACGGAAAAGTATGTGGTTGCTTGGAATTGATGTGCCGGAGAAGATGTAG